A window from Leguminivora glycinivorella isolate SPB_JAAS2020 chromosome 16, LegGlyc_1.1, whole genome shotgun sequence encodes these proteins:
- the LOC125234349 gene encoding FAS-associated factor 1 → MAENREEILANFQGITAIEDVAEAIYHLDEANWDLLSAINRVMPQDGSRPARGDNNDVDVEMIDDDISVITPKTRPPDREDSSQASTSSPRNSYTSLVELQVHYNNKMHDIKMSGAATVNDLKKRLESVCGVPVCRQQISGLGGSRATSSAALGGLGLQPNTVLRLKQADELMPDDEVAERLTNTYVLHVTHEDVGKDYTLKYPGTKTVQEVKNDIFSLTDIPVRHQVWTGWPVVTGLDDTVLAMVGLDMPQHELAVKRGPTKEYKRIVVESSDSENSSVEEIEDSVEGFTCEDDMFVDLVHSERLRPLMSEHVEDEALGCIEFAERFRARYGPNTPHFFEGTLQDAIKESCLQPARERKLLGVYLHHEQSVLANVFCAQLLGCETVLHTLNHNFVLYGWDLTDPDNNNMLLNSVANALGPVASMTIRSIPVERLPALVIIMRVRSNTEIYSVINGNVGVSELVGGLVEALERFAAQRDEDARLERERDARQQVKLEQDEAYQASLEADRAKEQMKKQQELERNQELERAESERQMEEAKKEADRASALARVPAEPAEGAADVTRIRIKLPPPHDSCLERRFNGEDALSALFDFLASKGFPKESYKVISSWPRRDLTMESHSSTLKAMKLFPQETLMLEER, encoded by the exons ATGGCAGAAAATAGAGAAGAAATTTTAGCAAACTTCCAG GGAATAACAGCAATAGAAGATGTTGCAGAGGCGATATATCACTTGGACGAAGCAAACTGGGACTTACTT TCAGCCATCAACAGAGTGATGCCACAGGACGGCAGCCGGCCCGCGCGAGGCGACAACAATGACGTGGACGTCGAAATGATCGACGACGACATATCTGTGATAACCCCAAAAACACGCCCACCCG ATCGAGAAGACAGTAGCCAAGCTTCAACCTCGTCTCCTAGAAATAGTTACACTAGTTTGGTAGAGCTGCAAGTACACTATAACAATAAAATGCATGACATCAAAATGTCCGGAGCAGCCACAGTCA ATGATTTAAAGAAGCGGTTAGAATCAGTATGCGGAGTCCCAGTCTGCCGGCAACAGATCTCCGGGCTGGGTGGATCCCGGGCGACTTCAAGTGCTGCACTAGGAGGGCTCGGCTTGCAGCCAAATACTGTTTTGCGGCTCAAACAGGCTGATGAACTCATGCCGGATGATGA AGTGGCGGAACGTCTGACGAACACGTACGTGTTGCACGTGACGCACGAGGACGTCGGCAAGGATTACACGCTCAAGTACCCCGGCACCAAGACGGTGCAGGAAGTCAAGAACGACATATTTTCGCTCACTGACATTCCTGTCAGACACCAG GTGTGGACGGGATGGCCGGTGGTGACGGGGCTGGATGACACTGTTCTAGCCATGGTGGGGCTCGATATGCCTCAGCATGAGCTAGCTGTAAAGCGCGGACCCACCAAGGAGTATAAACGG ATAGTAGTAGAGAGTTCCGACAGTGAAAACAGTTCCGTGGAAGAAATAGAAGACAGTGTTGAAGGGTTCACGTGCGAAGACGACATGTTTGTCGACCTTGTACACTCGGAAAGACTACGTCCGCTCA TGTCAGAACACGTAGAGGATGAGGCGCTAGGCTGTATCGAGTTCGCTGAACGATTCCGCGCTCGCTACGGGCCCAACACGCCGCACTTcttcgagggaactcttcaagaCGCCATCAAGGAGTCCTGTCTTCAACCAGCTCGGGAG CGAAAACTCTTAGGCGTATATCTGCACCACGAGCAATCCGTACTGGCCAACGTGTTCTGCGCTCAACTGCTCGGCTGCGAGACCGTTCTGCACACGCTCAACCACAACTTCGTACTCTACGGCTGGGATCTAACAGACCCCGACAACAACAACAT GTTACTGAACTCCGTGGCGAACGCCTTAGGCCCTGTCGCCAGCATGACGATCCGCAGCATCCCCGTGGAAAGATTACCGGCGCTGGTCATTATCATGCGAGTGCGGTCCAACACAGAAATCTACTCTGTAATCAATG GCAACGTGGGCGTCTCCGAGCTAGTAGGCGGCCTAGTAGAAGCGTTGGAGCGATTCGCGGCCCAACGCGACGAAGACGCGAGATTAGAAAGAGAACGCGACGCTCGCCAGCAGGTGAAGCTAGAGCAGGACGAAGCATACCAAGCCAGTCTCGAGGCCGACAG AGCTAAAGAACAAATGAAAAAGCAACAAGAATTAGAAAGAAATCAGGAATTAGAAAGGGCAGAGTCTGAAAGACAAATGGAAGAAGCGAAAAAAGAG GCGGACCGCGCGAGCGCACTGGCCCGAGTGCCTGCAGAGCCGGCCGAAGGCGCCGCCGACGTCACAAGAATTAGGATCAAACTGCCGCCCCCACACGACAGCTGTCTCGAGCGTCGCTTCAACGGAGAAGACGCGCTTTCG gcaTTATTTGACTTCCTCGCATCAAAAGGTTTTCCAAAAGAAAGCTACAAAGTGATCTCTAGCTGGCCTAGGAGAGAC TTAACAATGGAATCTCACAGCAGTACACTAAAGGCGATGAAACTGTTCCCGCAGGAGACGCTCATGCTCGAGGAACGGtga